The window GGCAGCCACCAGCGGCCTCGGTGCAGGTTCCTCGCTCGTGAAAGCCATCTGTGGCCTTGCTGCAGAGAGTGGTTGCGAGCGCCTCTGGCTGGTGACTACGAATGACAACTCCGCCGCGCAGGATTTCTACCGCGCGCGAGGCTTCTCGCGAATCTCCATCTATCCAGGAGCGGTGGCAGCGGCAAGGCTCCTCAAGCCAGAGATACCTCTCGTGGGCCAGAACGGAATCCCTATCGAGGATGAGATCGAATACGAGTTGGCGCTGCGTACCTAACCCCGGCTTCGACACAGACAACCCTCGGCCGTGAGAGCTATGCTCTCACCGAGGCCGCAAACGGCCTCGGCTTGCTGGTCAAGCCGTAACACGTTCGACCGACCAATGCGAGGTTGCCGTGGACTACCTAGCCATCGCGAATCGCGCACAGCTCGGGCACCGGCTTGCGCTTCGACGGATCATGGTCATCCACGAACTCGAAGCGGCCAAGACGCTCTTCGCCAAGTCCAAGGGTTCTCTGTCCATGTCCTCTCGCGAAGACCGCTTCCTCAGGTCAGCGTTCCTGGTCGGCGTATTCAGCCAGGTTGAGGCCTATATGTGCGACATGGCCATCGAGCTGCTGGTCGCCTTCCCCGGCAAACTACCCAAGAAGGACATCAACCTCGAGAGATTCGCCTTGTCGGGATCCATCGTCGAGACAATCAGAGCGAGCGCGGCTGAGCATGTGAACGGGGTGACGTTCAACAAGCGCTTCCCGGACACGGTTAGGACGCTGCTTGGTTTCTTCGACTCCAAGAAACCGCTCGATGACACGCGCCTCTCTGTTGTGAACGAGGTGAAGTGCACTCGCGACGTTGTGGTGCACAACGGGGGCATTGTCGACGATCGCTACCTCGCCAAGGCTGGCTCTCGGAGTCGAGGGGAGGAAGGCAAGCATGTTCCGCTCGATGACGCCTACATCGAAGACTCGATGGACGCTATCATCGGCCTCCTGTCGGAATTCTACGAACTCGGACCGGCCCGCTTCACAGGGTGGGTGCCATCACGAGCGTTTCGGGAGATGTGGGAAGGCACTGTGCTGGAGAGCCTCGTCCCCTTCAACGACGCTTGGCAGATCGAGGAGCGAGAGGATCACGATCGGGTAATCCTCAAAGAAGTGTCGTGGCGCTGGTCGTCCAGCGAGAAGATGTTGTTCGACTTCTTCCTAGCTATCCATAACCCTCGGAATCCTGCCATCGACACCAACGTCGTCCAGGCGCTTCAGAGATGGAAATCGCCATCGTCCGAGAATCGCATCATGCGCTCGTGGCTAGACACCCCCTTCTGGCTCTAGATGCGTGTTCATGGCGGGCGGTCGAACCCGGGCGTCAACCTGACAACGCCGTGTCAGGTAGACTCAGGTCCGGAGCAGGCGTAAGCGTTGCAGGTTACGCCCAAGAACGTTCGACAGACAGG is drawn from Actinomycetota bacterium and contains these coding sequences:
- a CDS encoding GNAT family N-acetyltransferase; translated protein: MEVQSLSPDLRSWANALVAQHFGSTSVVSRDVLHDVSLLPALVAISGGQPLGVLHYRLDDDECEIVSLVAATSGLGAGSSLVKAICGLAAESGCERLWLVTTNDNSAAQDFYRARGFSRISIYPGAVAAARLLKPEIPLVGQNGIPIEDEIEYELALRT